The following proteins come from a genomic window of Desulfovulcanus ferrireducens:
- a CDS encoding ABC transporter ATP-binding protein/permease: MIKKLKSLLSKRDKVFLFFLLSFSIFISLIETIGVGVIMPFMSIANDFSKIASNKILNKIYCFLGFSSELEFVVYFGVFLVFFYIFRAIVNCLYFYMLARFAEGRYYVFAYRLFGNYMGYSYRDFIEKNSSHLIKVIINEANNLVNLTIKVLFVMSEIFVMIFIYSFLLYINWKMTILLTIFLGVNIVILKLTVSKKIKTAGELREQAQRKFYEILNSSFGNFKMIKLKGNEEFLINEFKKAGSVYILANIKNRTLSHVPRLFLEALGFSILAIIVIYLIIKYQTDIKAAIPILMAFVLGLYRLLPSINRIIASYNEVLFYSKSLEIVHNELIYEVESLGEEEIEFKEEIELRNISFAYVEGKKILKNINLAIKKGEKIGIVGESGSGKSTLVDIIIGLYKPKDGKLLIDAVELSEKNLKSWRKKIGYIPQSIYLFDGTIAENVALGSKVDRNKVKEALKKARLLDFLESHHKGIYTDVGENGVKLSGGQKQRVAIARAIYNNPEILVLDEATSALDHNTEQEIMEELYELGKDKTMIIIAHRVSTLDGCDRIVRLEEGRII; encoded by the coding sequence ATGATTAAAAAATTAAAATCTTTACTTTCTAAACGAGATAAAGTTTTTTTATTTTTTTTACTTTCTTTTTCCATATTTATATCACTCATTGAAACAATAGGTGTTGGAGTGATAATGCCTTTTATGTCAATTGCTAATGATTTTTCTAAAATAGCAAGTAATAAAATCTTGAACAAGATTTATTGCTTTTTAGGGTTTAGCAGTGAATTAGAATTTGTAGTATATTTTGGTGTTTTTTTAGTATTTTTTTATATTTTCAGGGCAATAGTGAATTGTTTATATTTTTATATGCTTGCAAGATTTGCTGAAGGTAGGTACTATGTTTTTGCATATAGATTGTTTGGAAATTATATGGGCTATTCATATCGAGATTTTATAGAAAAGAACTCTTCCCATCTAATTAAAGTCATTATCAACGAAGCTAATAATCTTGTAAATTTAACTATAAAAGTTTTATTTGTAATGAGTGAAATTTTTGTAATGATTTTTATTTATTCATTTTTATTATATATAAATTGGAAAATGACAATTCTTTTGACTATATTTTTGGGTGTTAATATTGTCATTTTAAAACTGACAGTTTCTAAAAAAATAAAAACAGCAGGAGAACTTCGAGAACAAGCTCAAAGAAAATTTTATGAGATATTAAATTCATCTTTTGGTAATTTTAAAATGATCAAGTTAAAGGGAAATGAAGAGTTTTTAATAAATGAATTTAAAAAAGCAGGCAGTGTTTATATATTGGCAAATATAAAAAATCGCACACTTTCACATGTTCCAAGATTATTTTTAGAAGCTTTAGGATTTTCAATTCTTGCTATTATTGTAATTTATTTGATTATAAAATACCAAACAGATATAAAAGCGGCTATACCAATACTTATGGCTTTTGTTCTTGGCCTTTACAGGCTTCTTCCGAGTATAAATAGAATTATAGCATCGTATAATGAAGTTTTGTTTTATTCTAAAAGTTTAGAAATTGTGCATAATGAATTGATTTATGAGGTTGAAAGTTTGGGAGAGGAAGAGATTGAATTTAAAGAAGAAATTGAGCTTAGAAATATTAGTTTTGCATATGTAGAAGGTAAAAAGATATTAAAAAATATAAATTTAGCTATTAAAAAAGGTGAAAAGATTGGAATAGTAGGGGAAAGTGGTAGCGGAAAATCAACATTAGTTGATATTATTATTGGGCTTTATAAACCAAAGGATGGTAAACTTTTAATAGATGCTGTTGAATTAAGTGAAAAAAATCTTAAATCCTGGAGAAAAAAAATAGGATATATTCCACAATCGATATATTTATTTGACGGAACAATTGCTGAAAATGTTGCTCTTGGAAGTAAAGTAGATAGAAACAAAGTAAAAGAGGCCTTAAAAAAAGCCAGACTATTAGATTTCTTAGAGAGTCATCACAAAGGTATTTATACAGATGTTGGAGAAAATGGTGTAAAGCTCAGTGGTGGTCAGAAGCAGCGAGTTGCTATTGCAAGGGCAATTTATAATAATCCTGAAATTTTAGTTCTGGATGAAGCTACAAGTGCTTTAGATCATAATACAGAACAAGAGATTATGGAAGAGCTGTATGAGCTTGGAAAAGATAAAACAATGATAATCATTGCTCATAGAGTTTCAACACTTGATGGGTGTGATAGGATTGTAAGGCTAGAAGAAGGTAGAATAATATGA